The Polyangiaceae bacterium genome includes a region encoding these proteins:
- a CDS encoding redoxin domain-containing protein, producing MLTAAVALLGSACGTNRPDIPAYLLEDDAGTTAGYPSGPYAKSISDALPIADISFQKGWLNPKAEGYDPAKLVPIKLSDFYDPDGTKGHEILLFNTAAGWCGACKNEHEGTGSNPSLGEHAAALAPRGFVVLSALFEDGSFNPAQEKHLVSWAKTYETDFPFVLDPENQLGGTFGVDQTAPLNLVVDAKTMKVLFGTTGDKGAVIWPFVEGELEKRGK from the coding sequence GTGCTCACCGCTGCAGTTGCGCTCCTGGGCAGCGCCTGCGGGACCAACCGTCCCGACATCCCGGCCTACCTGCTCGAGGACGACGCGGGCACGACGGCGGGCTACCCGAGCGGCCCCTACGCGAAGAGCATCAGCGACGCGCTGCCCATCGCCGACATCAGCTTCCAGAAGGGTTGGTTGAACCCGAAGGCGGAGGGCTACGACCCGGCCAAGCTCGTGCCCATCAAACTCTCGGACTTCTACGATCCGGACGGAACGAAGGGGCACGAGATCCTGCTCTTCAACACCGCGGCGGGCTGGTGCGGCGCCTGCAAGAACGAGCACGAGGGCACGGGCTCCAACCCCTCCCTCGGCGAGCACGCGGCGGCCCTCGCGCCGCGCGGCTTCGTGGTCTTGAGCGCGCTGTTCGAGGACGGCAGCTTCAACCCGGCCCAGGAGAAGCACCTGGTGAGCTGGGCCAAGACCTACGAGACGGACTTCCCGTTCGTGCTCGACCCGGAGAATCAGCTGGGCGGCACCTTCGGCGTGGATCAGACCGCGCCCCTCAACCTGGTGGTGGACGCCAAGACCATGAAGGTGCTGTTCGGCACCACCGGCGACAAAGGCGCGGTGATCTGGCCGTTCGTCGAGGGCGAGCTCGAGAAGCGCGGGAAGTAG